A single Brucella intermedia LMG 3301 DNA region contains:
- a CDS encoding LysR family transcriptional regulator → MSYLDNLRVFVRVVELGNLSAAGRDQRASPAVASNRIKELEKHLGVRLFNRTTRKLTPTEHGRVFYDGALKILEAVDEAEAAVAELAKNPKGSIRITAPLGFGRRLIASGIPEFHDKYPDIEVRLRLSDHEVDIMSEGVDVAFKLGVLENSNLRMRGIMNCERVICAAPAYLEKHGVPQSPDELLGDKHDCLLLRFPGSKEYYWSLQTPEGLRKFEVTGPYDSDDGDVLTQWALGGRGIINKPLFEVKEYIRDGRLVPILENTPPAPIQLAAIYPHKRFQDPKVRLIIDFMTERCQRLIREALA, encoded by the coding sequence ATGTCATATCTTGATAATCTGCGCGTTTTTGTGCGCGTTGTCGAATTGGGAAATCTATCCGCGGCGGGCCGCGATCAGCGCGCATCGCCGGCAGTTGCAAGCAATCGAATCAAGGAGTTGGAGAAGCACCTGGGAGTGAGGCTCTTCAATCGGACTACGCGCAAGCTCACGCCGACCGAACATGGCCGCGTATTCTATGACGGTGCATTGAAAATCCTCGAAGCCGTGGATGAGGCGGAAGCGGCCGTGGCGGAACTGGCGAAAAATCCGAAGGGATCGATTCGCATCACCGCGCCGCTTGGCTTCGGCAGACGGCTGATCGCATCCGGAATCCCGGAGTTTCACGACAAATATCCCGACATCGAAGTGCGGCTCCGCCTCTCCGATCATGAAGTGGACATCATGAGCGAAGGCGTCGATGTGGCTTTCAAGCTCGGTGTCTTGGAAAATTCCAACCTGCGCATGCGCGGCATCATGAATTGCGAACGCGTGATCTGCGCGGCACCCGCATATCTTGAGAAACACGGGGTTCCGCAGTCACCGGACGAGTTGCTGGGCGACAAGCATGACTGTCTTCTGCTGCGTTTTCCGGGCTCGAAGGAATATTACTGGTCCCTGCAAACGCCGGAAGGCCTGCGCAAATTTGAGGTCACCGGGCCATATGACTCCGATGACGGCGACGTATTGACGCAATGGGCGCTCGGCGGGCGGGGCATCATCAACAAGCCGCTGTTTGAAGTGAAGGAATATATACGCGACGGACGACTGGTTCCCATCCTCGAAAACACCCCACCCGCGCCGATCCAGCTAGCTGCGATCTATCCACACAAACGCTTTCAGGATCCGAAGGTTCGTCTCATCATCGATTTCATGACGGAACGGTGCCAGCGACTGATCCGCGAGGCTTTGGCATAG
- the xdhA gene encoding xanthine dehydrogenase small subunit produces MHQSVRHTIRFLLNGEKIELDRVSPTETLLDYLRLSAKLRGTKEGCGEGDCGACTVLVGKISDGKLVYESVNACIRFMGSLDGCHVVTIEHLRGADGGLHPVQKAMIEFHGSQCGFCTPGFVMSLYALWMREPKPADAEIEKALQGNLCRCTGYEAIMRAARAISDYGTATEDPLAAERALVLEQLAAMRDGVRVEVGEGRDRLIVPADLDDFATILAAEPKATIVAGSTDVGLWVTKMMRDISPVVFIGHLDELRSMREENGVITIGAGVTYTEAFGFLARRIPQLGQLINRIGGEQVRNMGTIGGNIANGSPIGDTPPPLIALGAKLTLRKGAERRTIPLEEFFIAYGKQDRGAGEFVEAVHVPVPAENSHFAIYKVSKRFEEDITATLGAFHLTLDAAGNVATVRIAYGGMAATPKRASAVEAALTARPWTEASVEAALEAYSQDYTPLSDMRATAEYRLLAARNLLRRFFAETEGSYTPLRAAEIAAA; encoded by the coding sequence GTGCACCAGTCTGTGCGACACACGATCCGCTTTCTTCTGAACGGTGAAAAGATCGAACTCGACCGTGTTTCGCCGACCGAAACGCTGCTCGACTATCTGCGGCTGTCCGCCAAGCTGCGCGGCACCAAGGAAGGCTGCGGCGAAGGCGATTGCGGTGCGTGCACGGTGCTGGTCGGCAAGATTTCCGACGGCAAGCTGGTTTATGAGAGCGTCAATGCCTGCATCCGTTTCATGGGTTCGCTGGATGGTTGTCATGTGGTGACGATCGAACATCTGCGCGGAGCGGATGGCGGCCTGCATCCCGTGCAGAAGGCCATGATCGAATTTCACGGCTCGCAGTGCGGTTTCTGCACGCCGGGCTTTGTCATGTCGCTCTACGCCTTGTGGATGCGCGAACCGAAGCCTGCCGATGCCGAGATTGAAAAGGCATTGCAGGGCAATCTTTGCCGTTGCACCGGCTATGAGGCGATCATGCGCGCCGCGCGTGCCATTTCCGATTATGGCACGGCAACGGAAGATCCGCTCGCAGCCGAACGCGCGCTCGTGCTGGAACAACTGGCGGCGATGCGCGATGGCGTGCGGGTAGAAGTGGGCGAAGGCAGGGACCGGTTGATCGTGCCTGCCGATCTCGACGATTTTGCCACCATTCTGGCGGCGGAACCGAAGGCGACCATAGTCGCCGGTTCCACCGATGTGGGCCTTTGGGTCACCAAGATGATGCGCGACATTTCTCCGGTCGTCTTCATCGGCCATCTGGATGAACTGCGTTCCATGCGCGAGGAAAATGGTGTCATCACCATCGGCGCGGGCGTCACCTACACGGAAGCCTTCGGCTTCCTCGCCAGACGCATTCCCCAGCTCGGCCAGCTCATCAACCGCATCGGCGGCGAACAGGTGCGCAATATGGGTACTATCGGCGGCAATATCGCCAATGGTTCGCCGATTGGCGACACGCCGCCGCCGCTGATCGCACTTGGTGCAAAGCTCACCTTGCGCAAAGGGGCGGAGCGACGCACCATACCTCTGGAAGAGTTCTTCATCGCCTATGGCAAACAGGACCGCGGGGCTGGCGAATTCGTCGAGGCCGTGCATGTGCCGGTGCCGGCGGAAAACAGCCATTTTGCCATTTACAAAGTGTCGAAGCGTTTTGAGGAAGACATTACCGCGACGCTCGGCGCTTTCCATCTGACGCTCGATGCGGCAGGCAATGTGGCGACCGTTCGTATCGCCTATGGCGGCATGGCGGCAACGCCGAAGCGAGCAAGCGCGGTGGAGGCAGCACTGACGGCCAGGCCCTGGACAGAGGCGAGCGTTGAAGCGGCGCTGGAAGCCTATTCGCAAGATTATACGCCCTTGAGCGATATGCGCGCGACTGCCGAGTACCGGCTGCTCGCGGCGCGCAATCTGTTGCGGCGTTTCTTCGCCGAAACGGAAGGCAGTTACACGCCGCTGCGCGCGGCGGAAATCGCCGCGGCGTGA
- the xdhC gene encoding xanthine dehydrogenase accessory protein XdhC — MPGARDDIRAFLNRRPDSVLVEVTDVKGSAPRDAGAWMLVARDMIFRTIGGGQLEYMAIDHARKILAGGRDTPMDVPLGPEIGQCCGGRVGLSFKRVNRGLTDELVSKVDAEIATRPHVYVFGAGHVGDALANALSFTPVRVVLVDTREAELMACDVPGVETCLSAMPEQVVRSAPPGSAFIVLTHDHALDFLIVTEALQRRDAVYVGMIGSKTKKATFKNWLKREMGSDNLFENLVCPVGGAVVKDKRPEVIAALVAAEVLTAVLTSARISQPA; from the coding sequence ATGCCGGGCGCACGTGACGATATCCGGGCTTTTCTCAACCGGCGTCCCGATAGCGTGCTGGTGGAAGTCACCGATGTGAAAGGTTCCGCGCCCCGCGATGCGGGGGCGTGGATGCTGGTTGCCCGCGATATGATCTTTCGGACCATCGGGGGCGGTCAGCTGGAATATATGGCTATCGACCATGCCCGGAAAATCTTGGCTGGCGGCAGGGACACACCCATGGACGTCCCACTCGGCCCGGAAATCGGCCAATGCTGCGGCGGACGGGTGGGCCTGAGCTTCAAACGTGTCAATCGCGGGCTCACCGACGAGCTTGTCAGCAAGGTCGATGCCGAAATAGCCACGCGCCCGCATGTCTATGTCTTCGGCGCGGGCCATGTCGGCGATGCGCTGGCAAATGCACTTTCGTTCACGCCCGTCCGGGTCGTTCTCGTGGATACGCGGGAAGCCGAGCTGATGGCCTGCGATGTGCCGGGCGTCGAGACCTGTCTGTCGGCGATGCCCGAGCAGGTGGTGCGTTCCGCCCCTCCGGGCAGCGCCTTCATCGTCCTCACCCACGACCATGCGCTGGATTTTCTCATCGTTACCGAGGCTTTGCAGCGGCGTGATGCCGTCTATGTCGGCATGATCGGCTCGAAGACCAAGAAGGCCACTTTCAAGAATTGGTTGAAGCGCGAAATGGGCAGCGACAATCTTTTTGAAAATCTCGTCTGTCCGGTCGGCGGAGCCGTCGTGAAGGACAAGAGGCCGGAAGTCATCGCAGCATTGGTCGCTGCCGAAGTTCTGACAGCAGTTCTGACCTCCGCACGTATCTCGCAGCCCGCCTGA
- a CDS encoding bifunctional allantoicase/(S)-ureidoglycine aminohydrolase yields MGNDKNNRTYYAPTGGLPPQTQLLTDRAMFTEAYAIIPKGTFSDIVTSFLPFWDKTRLWVIARPLSGFAETFSQYIMEVQPGGGSDRAELDEGAEGVLFVVEGEITVTVAGKSHTLTEGGYAYLPPKSGWTLRNSGAATARFHWVRKAYEYVDGLDVPEPLFLNEKDIAPHPMPDTNGAWATTRFVDPNDLRHDMHVTIVTFEPGGVIPFAETHVMEHGLYVLEGKAVYRLNQDWVEVEAGDFMWLRAFCPQACYAGGPGKFRYLLYKDVNRHMKLSR; encoded by the coding sequence ATGGGCAACGACAAGAACAATCGCACCTATTATGCACCGACGGGCGGCCTGCCGCCGCAGACGCAGCTCCTCACCGATCGCGCCATGTTCACCGAAGCCTATGCGATCATTCCCAAGGGAACATTCAGCGACATCGTGACAAGCTTCCTGCCCTTCTGGGACAAGACGCGGCTCTGGGTGATTGCGCGGCCCCTTTCCGGCTTTGCCGAGACTTTCTCGCAATATATCATGGAAGTGCAGCCGGGCGGCGGCAGCGATCGCGCCGAACTGGATGAGGGCGCGGAAGGCGTACTGTTCGTGGTCGAAGGTGAGATCACGGTCACGGTGGCGGGCAAGTCCCATACGCTGACCGAGGGTGGCTACGCCTATCTGCCGCCGAAGAGCGGCTGGACGTTGCGCAATAGCGGCGCAGCTACGGCCCGCTTCCATTGGGTGCGCAAGGCTTATGAATATGTCGATGGCCTCGACGTTCCGGAACCGCTATTTCTCAACGAAAAGGATATCGCGCCTCACCCCATGCCAGACACCAATGGAGCCTGGGCAACGACGCGCTTTGTCGATCCGAACGACCTGCGCCACGACATGCATGTAACCATCGTTACGTTCGAGCCGGGCGGGGTCATTCCGTTTGCCGAAACCCATGTCATGGAGCACGGGCTTTACGTGCTGGAAGGAAAAGCCGTCTATCGGCTCAATCAGGACTGGGTGGAAGTGGAGGCCGGCGATTTCATGTGGCTGCGCGCCTTCTGCCCGCAGGCCTGTTATGCAGGCGGCCCCGGCAAGTTCCGCTACCTGCTCTACAAGGACGTCAACCGGCACATGAAGCTTTCGCGATAG
- a CDS encoding porin, producing the protein MKIKSLLFGSTAALVATTGAYAADAIVTPEPESVEYVRVCDAYGAGYFYIPGTETCLRISGYVRYDVTGGNNVYGRGFVDGNKADTRRDTWDNKARFTLDMTTVSETELGTLKTFAETRYDWGNGVEGSSGSLRYAYIQLGGLRVGLDESAFVTFPGYLGNVINDDVILAGGYRTNLISYTFTGGNGFSAIVSLEQGNNDDTDGKYGFNGVIKDYTPHVVGGLKYEAGWGKIAGVAAYDARNEEWAGKVRADVNITDRFSIWAMGGYKSNKDEYITQTDGNGNVLGSVRAISSFYGTWGGDWAVWGGAAFKVTDKAIFNAQAAYDGSKTFAATANVAYEMVPGFTVTPEVSYTKWQDDKSYLKGKDAWQGMVRFQRSF; encoded by the coding sequence ATGAAAATCAAGAGCTTGTTGTTCGGCTCGACTGCGGCGCTGGTTGCAACCACCGGGGCATATGCTGCGGATGCTATTGTAACGCCCGAGCCCGAGTCCGTTGAATATGTTCGCGTTTGTGATGCCTATGGTGCGGGATATTTCTACATTCCGGGTACCGAAACCTGCCTGCGCATCTCCGGTTATGTTCGTTACGACGTCACTGGCGGCAACAATGTCTACGGTCGCGGTTTTGTCGATGGTAACAAGGCCGATACGCGCCGGGATACCTGGGATAACAAGGCTCGCTTCACGCTGGACATGACGACCGTTTCGGAAACCGAACTGGGCACTTTGAAGACCTTTGCTGAAACCCGTTACGATTGGGGCAATGGTGTTGAGGGTTCGTCCGGTTCGCTGCGCTACGCCTATATCCAGCTGGGCGGCCTGCGTGTCGGTCTTGATGAATCGGCCTTTGTTACCTTTCCGGGCTATCTCGGCAATGTCATCAACGATGACGTGATCCTCGCGGGCGGCTATCGCACGAACCTGATCAGCTATACCTTCACCGGCGGCAACGGTTTCTCCGCCATTGTGTCGCTCGAACAGGGCAACAATGACGATACGGACGGCAAATACGGCTTCAACGGCGTCATCAAGGATTACACGCCGCATGTCGTCGGTGGCCTGAAGTATGAAGCTGGCTGGGGCAAGATCGCGGGTGTCGCCGCCTATGATGCGCGCAACGAAGAGTGGGCAGGCAAGGTCCGCGCTGATGTGAACATTACGGACCGTTTCTCGATCTGGGCGATGGGCGGTTACAAGTCCAACAAGGACGAATACATCACGCAGACCGATGGAAATGGCAATGTGCTCGGTTCCGTCCGTGCAATCAGCAGCTTCTACGGCACCTGGGGTGGTGACTGGGCAGTCTGGGGCGGAGCGGCATTCAAGGTTACCGACAAGGCGATCTTCAATGCGCAGGCAGCCTATGATGGCAGCAAGACTTTCGCAGCCACTGCCAACGTAGCCTATGAAATGGTTCCGGGCTTCACGGTTACGCCGGAAGTTTCCTATACCAAGTGGCAGGACGACAAGTCCTACCTCAAGGGCAAGGACGCGTGGCAGGGCATGGTTCGCTTCCAGCGCTCGTTCTAA
- a CDS encoding urate hydroxylase PuuD produces MYDFAVAWDWLGFAARWLHVITAIAWIGSSFYFIALDLGLRQRPGLPEGAHGEEWQVHGGGFYHIQKYLVAPAEMPEHLTWFKWESYATWLSGFTLLCIVYYAGADLYLIDPNVLDVSRPVAIGISIASLAFGWIAYNTICKLMLGKSDTLLMVILYCILVVVAWGYTHLFTGRAAFLHLGAFTATIMSANVFMIIIPNQKIVVADLIAGRKPDPKYGKIAKQRSTHNNYLTLPVLFLMLSNHYPLAFGTQFNWIIASLVFLMGVTIRHWFNTQHARKGSPTWTWLVTVILFIVIIWLSTVPKVLTGEPEEQKISALQQSFISDPHFGKVRDTVLGRCAMCHAKEPGWEGIIAPPKGVVLDTDRDIAAHAREIYLQAGRSHAMPPANVTGVSEEERQLLASWYQSATQGSK; encoded by the coding sequence ATGTATGATTTCGCCGTAGCCTGGGACTGGCTGGGCTTCGCAGCGCGGTGGCTGCACGTGATTACCGCGATTGCGTGGATCGGCTCGTCCTTTTACTTCATCGCGCTCGATCTTGGCTTGCGCCAGCGCCCCGGCCTGCCGGAAGGTGCGCACGGCGAGGAATGGCAGGTCCACGGTGGCGGCTTCTACCACATCCAGAAATATCTGGTTGCGCCCGCCGAAATGCCGGAACACCTGACCTGGTTCAAATGGGAATCCTACGCCACCTGGCTGTCGGGCTTCACGCTGCTCTGCATCGTCTACTATGCGGGTGCCGATCTCTACCTGATCGATCCGAACGTCCTCGACGTCTCGCGTCCGGTCGCCATCGGCATTTCGATTGCCTCGCTGGCCTTCGGCTGGATCGCCTACAACACGATCTGCAAGCTGATGCTCGGCAAGAGCGATACGCTCCTGATGGTCATTCTCTACTGTATTCTGGTCGTGGTGGCCTGGGGCTATACGCACCTGTTCACGGGACGCGCTGCCTTCCTGCATCTGGGTGCCTTCACGGCGACGATCATGTCGGCCAATGTGTTCATGATCATCATCCCGAACCAGAAGATCGTGGTGGCGGATCTGATCGCTGGCCGCAAGCCCGACCCGAAATACGGCAAGATCGCCAAGCAGCGTTCGACCCACAACAACTATCTGACGCTGCCGGTTCTGTTCCTGATGCTGTCGAACCACTATCCGCTGGCTTTCGGGACGCAGTTCAACTGGATAATCGCCTCGCTGGTGTTCCTGATGGGCGTCACGATCCGCCACTGGTTCAACACGCAGCATGCCCGCAAGGGCAGCCCGACCTGGACCTGGCTGGTAACGGTCATCCTGTTCATCGTCATCATCTGGCTCTCGACTGTGCCGAAGGTGCTGACCGGCGAGCCGGAAGAACAGAAAATCTCGGCCTTGCAGCAGTCCTTCATCTCGGACCCGCACTTTGGAAAAGTGCGGGATACCGTTCTGGGGCGCTGCGCCATGTGTCACGCCAAGGAGCCGGGCTGGGAAGGCATCATCGCGCCGCCGAAGGGCGTCGTGCTCGACACAGACCGGGATATCGCGGCCCATGCGCGTGAAATCTATTTGCAGGCAGGCCGTTCGCATGCCATGCCGCCCGCCAACGTTACCGGCGTGAGCGAGGAAGAACGCCAGCTTCTTGCCTCCTGGTACCAGTCCGCCACGCAAGGCTCGAAATAA
- the puuE gene encoding allantoinase PuuE, with amino-acid sequence MKYPRNLVGYGRNTPDPRWPGGANIAVQFVVNYEEGGECCVLDGDPASECLLSEIVGAQAWQGQRNLNMESIYEYGARSGFWRLWRAFTRRNMPVTVYGVTLAMARNPEAVAAMKEADWEIASHGLRWWEYKDVPEEIEREHIREAVRLHTEITGSRPLGIYQGKPSDNTLKLVMEEGGFLYSADSYADELPYWVQGPKGPHLIVPYTLDANDMRFATPQGFNSGDQFFTYLKDTFDVLYREGAEGAPKMMSIGLHCRLVGRPGRVAALERFLDYVQSHDKVWVAKRVDIARHWHENYKPAVADVVPSSAEKNAFVARYGSIFEHSPWIAERAYDAGLTVEEDTASGLAAAMTRVFRAASPEERLAVLKAHPDLAGKLAQAKRLTAESTAEQAGAGLDALTDAEKQSFTELNDAYTAKFGFPFIIAVRGRNKKEILDAFQRRVSNDRDTEFETACAQVERIALLRLKDILPEALY; translated from the coding sequence ATGAAATATCCGCGCAATCTCGTCGGCTATGGACGCAACACACCAGATCCGCGCTGGCCGGGAGGGGCGAACATCGCCGTGCAGTTCGTCGTCAATTACGAGGAAGGCGGCGAATGCTGCGTTCTTGACGGCGATCCGGCGTCCGAATGCCTGCTTTCCGAGATTGTCGGCGCTCAAGCCTGGCAGGGCCAGCGCAACCTCAATATGGAATCGATCTACGAATATGGCGCCCGTTCCGGCTTCTGGCGCCTGTGGCGCGCCTTCACCCGCCGCAACATGCCCGTAACCGTCTATGGCGTGACGCTTGCCATGGCGAGGAACCCCGAAGCCGTCGCCGCCATGAAGGAAGCGGATTGGGAAATCGCCAGCCATGGACTGCGCTGGTGGGAATATAAGGACGTTCCCGAAGAGATCGAGCGCGAGCACATCCGCGAAGCCGTGCGCCTTCATACGGAAATCACCGGTTCGCGCCCGCTCGGCATCTATCAGGGCAAGCCGTCGGACAACACGCTGAAACTGGTGATGGAAGAAGGCGGGTTCCTCTATTCCGCCGATTCCTATGCCGATGAACTGCCCTACTGGGTGCAGGGGCCGAAGGGGCCGCACCTGATCGTACCCTATACGCTGGACGCCAATGACATGCGCTTTGCCACGCCGCAGGGTTTCAATTCCGGCGACCAGTTCTTCACCTATCTGAAAGACACGTTTGACGTGCTCTATCGCGAAGGTGCCGAAGGCGCGCCGAAGATGATGTCCATCGGCCTGCATTGCCGCCTTGTCGGGCGTCCGGGCCGCGTGGCCGCGCTGGAACGCTTCCTCGACTACGTGCAGAGCCATGACAAGGTCTGGGTCGCCAAGCGCGTCGATATCGCCCGTCACTGGCATGAAAACTACAAGCCGGCCGTTGCGGACGTCGTGCCTTCCAGCGCTGAGAAAAACGCATTCGTCGCGCGCTATGGCAGCATTTTCGAACATTCGCCCTGGATCGCGGAACGTGCCTACGATGCGGGCCTCACCGTGGAGGAAGACACCGCTTCGGGTCTCGCCGCAGCCATGACCAGGGTGTTCCGCGCCGCCTCGCCGGAGGAACGGCTGGCCGTGCTCAAAGCGCACCCTGACCTTGCCGGCAAGCTGGCACAGGCAAAACGCCTGACCGCGGAATCGACCGCCGAACAGGCTGGCGCCGGTCTCGACGCGCTGACGGACGCGGAAAAGCAGTCCTTCACCGAACTGAACGATGCCTATACCGCGAAGTTCGGCTTTCCCTTCATCATCGCCGTGAGGGGGCGCAACAAAAAGGAAATCCTCGACGCTTTCCAGCGCCGCGTTTCCAATGATCGTGATACGGAATTTGAAACCGCCTGCGCTCAGGTGGAACGCATCGCCCTGCTGCGCCTCAAGGATATTCTGCCCGAAGCGCTTTACTGA
- the uraH gene encoding hydroxyisourate hydrolase, producing the protein MGQEKSGDGRLTTHVLDTVSGKPAANLRIELRRIENQQAEPIREIRTNDDGRCNEPLLSGGNLRAGSYELLFHVGEYFGKTDDAVPFLDVVPLRFGISDEKAHYHVPLLVSPFSYSTYRGS; encoded by the coding sequence ATGGGTCAGGAAAAGAGCGGTGATGGCCGGTTGACGACGCATGTCCTCGACACGGTAAGCGGCAAGCCGGCAGCAAATCTGCGCATCGAATTGCGCCGCATCGAGAATCAGCAGGCAGAACCCATCCGTGAAATTCGCACCAATGACGATGGCCGCTGCAATGAGCCGCTGCTGTCGGGGGGCAACTTGCGGGCCGGTTCCTACGAGCTTCTGTTTCATGTCGGCGAATATTTCGGCAAGACTGACGATGCCGTACCGTTCCTTGACGTCGTTCCTTTGCGCTTTGGCATTTCAGACGAAAAAGCGCATTATCATGTACCGCTTCTCGTTTCGCCCTTTTCCTATTCCACCTATCGCGGGAGCTAA
- the xdhB gene encoding xanthine dehydrogenase molybdopterin binding subunit, which yields MNKHPANALKAARIVGGVATDQKHDSAHKHVTGTAVYIDDIPEPEGTLHIGLGFSSVAHGTFKSIDLSAVRAAPGVIDVLTYKDVPGENDVSPSGMHDDPIFAVDKVEFHGQPIFAVIAKTRDQARRAARLAKIDYEEAAGIYSIDGLDGLKDRLVTTPLTLKRGDARAAIDAAPHRIKNRMYLGGQDHFYLEGQVSLAIPGEDEDVTVYCSTQGPSETQHLVAHALGVPSHSVTVEVRRMGGGFGGKETQANQWAAIAAIAAKKHKRAMKIRLDRDEDMTSTGKRHGFVIDYEVGFDDEGNILGIDYLFALNAGFSADLSGPVGDRALFHCDNAYFFPAVHAQSAPLYTNTVSNTAFRGFGGPQGMVGAERVIDEVAFAVGKDPLEIRKRNFYDEMGKDGTRNVTPYHQKVEDCIIQRIVAELEESSDYARRREAIREFNAKSRYVKRGIALTPVKFGISFTKTESNQAGALVHVYNDGSVHMNHGGTEMGQGLHMKVAQVVAEEFQIDIDRVKITATTTAKVPNTAPTAASSGADLNGMAAQDAARQIKKRLIHFAAQQYQVPEDQIVFLPNRVRVGNQEISFNDLVKQAFIGRVQLSAAGHYKTPKIHWDRAKGRGHAFYYYAYGAACSEVSVDTLTGEYVVERTDILHDTGRSLNRAIDIGQVEGGFVQGMGWLTTEELVWDDKGRLRTHAPSTYKIPLASDRPKIFNVALTDWSEAYEPTIHRSKAVGEPPLPLGLSVLHALADAVASVADYKVCPRLDAPATPERVLMAIERLRKQKG from the coding sequence ATGAACAAGCATCCTGCAAACGCACTGAAAGCGGCCCGTATCGTCGGTGGTGTGGCGACCGACCAGAAGCACGATTCCGCGCACAAGCATGTCACGGGAACGGCTGTCTATATCGACGATATACCGGAGCCCGAAGGCACGCTGCACATCGGTCTCGGGTTTTCTTCCGTCGCACATGGTACTTTCAAGTCGATCGATTTGTCGGCGGTTCGCGCCGCTCCCGGCGTGATCGACGTGCTGACCTACAAGGACGTGCCCGGCGAGAACGATGTTTCGCCGTCAGGCATGCATGACGATCCGATCTTCGCCGTCGACAAGGTCGAGTTTCACGGCCAGCCGATCTTTGCGGTTATCGCCAAAACCCGCGATCAGGCGCGCCGCGCCGCACGTCTGGCGAAAATCGACTATGAGGAAGCAGCGGGCATCTATTCCATCGATGGGCTGGATGGTCTGAAGGACCGGCTTGTCACCACGCCGCTGACGTTGAAGCGCGGCGATGCGCGCGCGGCCATCGATGCCGCACCGCATCGCATCAAGAACCGCATGTATCTCGGCGGGCAGGATCACTTCTATCTTGAAGGGCAGGTTTCGCTGGCTATCCCCGGCGAGGATGAGGACGTCACCGTCTATTGCTCCACGCAGGGACCGAGCGAAACCCAACATCTGGTCGCCCATGCGCTGGGCGTTCCGAGCCATTCCGTGACGGTGGAAGTGCGCCGCATGGGCGGTGGCTTCGGCGGCAAGGAAACGCAGGCCAACCAGTGGGCGGCGATTGCAGCCATCGCGGCCAAGAAGCACAAGCGTGCCATGAAGATCAGGCTCGACCGCGACGAGGACATGACCTCGACCGGCAAGCGCCACGGCTTCGTCATCGACTATGAAGTCGGCTTCGACGATGAAGGCAATATTCTGGGCATCGATTATCTGTTTGCCCTCAATGCCGGGTTCTCGGCTGACCTTTCCGGTCCGGTCGGCGACCGCGCCTTGTTCCACTGTGACAATGCCTATTTCTTTCCGGCAGTTCATGCGCAGTCGGCGCCGCTTTACACGAACACCGTGTCGAACACGGCGTTTCGCGGCTTCGGCGGCCCGCAGGGCATGGTCGGTGCGGAACGTGTGATCGATGAAGTGGCTTTCGCTGTCGGCAAGGACCCGCTGGAAATCCGCAAGCGCAATTTCTACGATGAAATGGGTAAAGACGGCACGCGCAACGTCACGCCCTATCACCAGAAGGTGGAGGATTGCATTATCCAGCGTATCGTTGCGGAACTGGAGGAAAGCTCCGATTACGCAAGGCGCCGCGAAGCGATCCGCGAATTCAACGCCAAGAGCCGCTATGTCAAACGCGGCATCGCACTGACCCCGGTGAAATTCGGCATTTCCTTCACCAAGACGGAGTCCAATCAGGCTGGCGCTCTGGTGCATGTGTATAATGACGGTTCGGTGCATATGAACCATGGCGGCACGGAAATGGGGCAGGGGCTCCATATGAAGGTGGCGCAGGTCGTGGCCGAGGAATTCCAGATCGACATCGACCGGGTGAAGATCACCGCGACGACGACCGCCAAGGTGCCGAACACCGCGCCGACGGCGGCTTCTTCCGGGGCCGATCTCAACGGTATGGCCGCACAGGATGCTGCCCGCCAGATCAAGAAGCGCCTGATCCATTTTGCGGCCCAGCAATATCAGGTGCCGGAAGACCAGATCGTCTTTCTTCCCAACCGCGTTCGCGTCGGCAATCAGGAAATCAGCTTCAACGATCTCGTCAAGCAGGCCTTTATCGGTCGCGTACAGCTTTCGGCGGCAGGTCACTACAAGACGCCGAAAATCCATTGGGACCGGGCCAAGGGTCGCGGTCATGCTTTCTACTACTATGCTTACGGAGCAGCCTGTTCCGAAGTTTCCGTCGACACTCTGACTGGCGAATATGTGGTGGAGCGCACCGATATTCTGCATGATACCGGGCGTTCCCTGAACCGCGCCATCGATATCGGTCAGGTTGAAGGCGGCTTCGTGCAGGGCATGGGCTGGCTGACGACCGAGGAACTTGTGTGGGACGACAAGGGGCGGCTTCGCACCCATGCGCCATCCACCTACAAGATTCCGCTGGCTTCCGACCGGCCCAAGATATTCAACGTGGCGCTGACCGACTGGTCGGAGGCCTATGAGCCGACGATCCATCGCTCCAAGGCTGTCGGCGAGCCGCCGCTGCCGCTGGGTCTGTCGGTGCTACACGCTCTGGCCGATGCTGTCGCCAGCGTGGCGGATTACAAGGTCTGCCCGCGTCTTGACGCGCCAGCAACACCGGAACGCGTGCTGATGGCCATCGAGCGGCTCCGCAAGCAAAAGGGCTAG